Proteins from a genomic interval of Pseudomonas sp. RC10:
- a CDS encoding omptin family outer membrane protease, with protein sequence MKSRNTWALLGLAALGQEALAHAHVTEEQRFGTGDVELSVGLGLLNGQSREKVYDEGEKLSQLNWAIKQVPTLHLGMTFNPAEWLSLDAKGWTQMGKGRSHMKDYDWMDGEDEPWTDYSDHPDTKLKKAWQAEFAATVWAFKRKDLALGAMLGYQHSEFGWEAKGGRFTYSSDDGFRDITGQIPAKLKSISYEQTFSTPFVGLVGLYTHDNWTLEGRFKYSQWVKARDYDQHHLRNVTFTGNNGNRGKMQSLAVGVSYKLTPQLSLKGNVDYQTYAEAKGSILSKEAGTGEREYFGGKSGSQANRTVLSSLALNYHF encoded by the coding sequence ATGAAGTCACGGAATACGTGGGCGTTGCTGGGGTTGGCCGCATTGGGGCAAGAGGCGTTGGCCCATGCTCATGTCACCGAGGAACAGCGGTTTGGCACGGGGGATGTTGAACTGAGTGTGGGCCTGGGGCTGCTCAACGGTCAGTCCAGGGAAAAAGTGTATGACGAGGGCGAAAAACTCAGCCAGCTCAACTGGGCTATCAAACAGGTGCCAACGTTGCACCTGGGGATGACGTTTAACCCCGCCGAGTGGCTGTCGCTGGATGCCAAGGGCTGGACGCAGATGGGCAAGGGTCGTAGCCATATGAAGGATTACGACTGGATGGACGGTGAGGACGAGCCTTGGACCGACTATTCGGATCACCCGGACACCAAGTTGAAAAAGGCATGGCAAGCCGAATTCGCGGCCACGGTATGGGCGTTCAAGCGGAAGGATCTGGCGTTAGGCGCGATGCTCGGCTACCAGCACAGCGAGTTCGGCTGGGAAGCCAAGGGCGGACGCTTTACGTATTCATCGGATGACGGTTTCCGAGATATCACTGGCCAGATCCCCGCCAAACTGAAAAGCATCAGCTATGAACAAACATTCTCTACGCCGTTTGTGGGGCTGGTCGGGTTGTACACCCACGACAACTGGACGCTGGAAGGGCGCTTCAAATACAGCCAGTGGGTCAAAGCTCGGGACTACGACCAGCATCATCTTCGCAACGTCACCTTCACCGGCAACAACGGCAATCGTGGAAAAATGCAAAGCCTGGCAGTGGGCGTGTCGTATAAATTGACGCCGCAGCTGTCGCTCAAGGGGAACGTCGATTATCAAACGTACGCCGAGGCCAAGGGCAGCATTCTCTCCAAGGAAGCGGGGACGGGCGAGCGCGAGTATTTTGGTGGCAAGTCAGGGTCTCAAGCCAACCGGACTGTGCTGTCCAGCCTGGCGCTGAACTACCATTTCTGA
- the queD gene encoding 6-carboxytetrahydropterin synthase QueD, which translates to MEIFKEFTFESAHRLPHVPEGHKCGRLHGHSFRVAIYLQGEPDPHTGWIRDFSEIKTIFKPLYERLDHNYLNDIPGLENPTSEVLVKWIWNELKPLLPELSAIRIHETCTSGCVYRGD; encoded by the coding sequence GTGGAAATCTTCAAGGAATTTACGTTCGAATCGGCTCACCGCCTTCCCCACGTGCCGGAGGGCCACAAGTGCGGCCGTCTGCACGGCCACTCGTTCCGGGTCGCGATTTACCTGCAAGGCGAACCTGATCCGCACACCGGCTGGATCCGTGACTTCTCCGAGATCAAGACGATCTTCAAGCCGCTGTACGAACGTCTGGACCACAACTACCTGAACGACATTCCCGGTCTGGAAAACCCGACCAGCGAAGTGTTGGTGAAGTGGATCTGGAATGAGCTGAAGCCGCTGCTGCCGGAACTGTCGGCCATTCGCATTCATGAAACCTGCACCAGCGGTTGCGTGTATCGCGGGGATTGA
- a CDS encoding patatin-like phospholipase family protein encodes MSAIQIKTPALTVKAGKRAMARIRDHGLAPADVGIIPGAAGGPKALGIQGLDLALFGEWLPRFERERSLIGASIGSWRFASACLPAPVEGLTLLGQLYNEQSFAKGVTMAEVTRSCVKMLDDLLQGRDARVLSNPHHRLNVMIVKSHGLLALDHRGGLGLGLGSVIANNLIGRARLSRHFERLILHDARLAPPLSPLTDFPSRCLPLDVSNLRQALLASGSIPMVMQGVMDIPGVGPGTFRDGGLLDYHLDLPYSGSDIVLYPHFTDKIIPGWFDKALPWRRGDLGRLQDVVLLAPSRDYLATLPFGKLPDRSDFKRFVGKDPERQRYWRTAMEQSRRLGDEFIDLVDSGRLAGRLETLI; translated from the coding sequence ATGAGCGCCATTCAGATCAAGACGCCCGCGCTGACCGTCAAGGCCGGGAAACGGGCGATGGCCCGGATTCGTGACCACGGATTGGCTCCCGCCGATGTCGGCATCATTCCGGGTGCGGCGGGCGGGCCCAAGGCGCTGGGCATTCAAGGGCTGGACCTGGCGCTGTTCGGCGAATGGCTGCCACGTTTCGAGCGGGAGCGCTCGTTGATCGGCGCGTCGATAGGCTCGTGGCGCTTCGCGAGCGCCTGCCTGCCGGCCCCCGTGGAAGGCCTGACATTGCTCGGTCAGCTCTACAACGAACAAAGCTTCGCCAAGGGCGTGACCATGGCCGAGGTCACGCGCAGTTGCGTGAAGATGCTCGACGACCTGTTGCAGGGGCGCGATGCCCGTGTGCTGAGCAACCCCCACCACCGACTCAACGTGATGATTGTGAAAAGTCACGGCCTGCTCGCGCTGGATCATCGCGGCGGTCTGGGCCTCGGGCTGGGCTCAGTGATCGCCAACAACCTCATCGGACGCGCGCGGTTGTCGCGGCATTTCGAACGGCTGATCCTGCACGACGCTCGCCTCGCCCCACCGCTCTCGCCCTTGACGGATTTTCCCTCCCGCTGCCTGCCCCTCGACGTGTCGAATCTGCGCCAGGCGCTGCTGGCCTCGGGTTCGATTCCGATGGTGATGCAAGGCGTGATGGACATTCCGGGTGTCGGGCCGGGTACGTTCCGCGACGGCGGCCTGCTGGATTACCACCTCGACCTGCCCTACAGCGGCAGCGACATCGTGCTGTATCCGCATTTCACCGATAAAATCATCCCCGGCTGGTTCGACAAAGCCCTGCCGTGGCGGCGTGGTGACCTGGGGCGGTTGCAGGATGTGGTGCTGCTGGCGCCGTCCCGCGATTATCTGGCGACGCTGCCGTTCGGCAAGCTCCCGGACCGCAGCGATTTCAAGCGTTTCGTCGGCAAAGACCCGGAACGCCAGCGCTATTGGCGAACGGCCATGGAACAGAGCCGACGGCTGGGCGACGAGTTTATCGATCTGGTGGACAGCGGGCGTCTGGCAGGGCGGCTGGAGACGCTGATCTGA
- a CDS encoding PepSY domain-containing protein translates to MKLFTAFFAASALALTAGYVQAKDLGPDEALRLRDAGTIQSFEKLNAAALAKHPGATITETELEQEYGKYVYQVELRDGKGVEWDVELDATNGQILKDHQDT, encoded by the coding sequence ATGAAACTGTTCACTGCCTTTTTCGCCGCTTCCGCTCTCGCACTCACTGCCGGCTACGTGCAGGCCAAAGATCTGGGCCCGGACGAAGCGCTGCGCCTGCGAGATGCAGGTACTATTCAATCTTTCGAAAAACTTAACGCTGCCGCGCTGGCCAAACACCCTGGCGCGACCATTACCGAGACCGAGCTGGAACAGGAATATGGCAAGTACGTTTATCAGGTCGAGCTGCGCGACGGTAAGGGTGTCGAGTGGGATGTCGAACTCGACGCCACCAACGGCCAAATCCTCAAAGACCATCAGGACACCTGA
- a CDS encoding PepSY domain-containing protein gives MVCTVCAARDLDQDEALALRQKGVILPLEQFIEQALGRYPGSKLLEAELEEKHDVLVYEIELLTSDQVVRELKFDARDSRLLEDKEDD, from the coding sequence ATGGTCTGCACGGTTTGCGCGGCACGGGATCTGGATCAGGATGAAGCCCTCGCCCTTCGGCAAAAGGGCGTCATCCTGCCGCTTGAGCAGTTCATCGAACAGGCACTGGGACGCTATCCCGGTTCTAAACTCCTGGAAGCGGAGCTGGAAGAGAAACACGACGTTCTGGTCTACGAGATCGAGTTGCTGACGTCCGATCAGGTGGTTCGTGAACTCAAATTCGATGCCCGCGACAGCCGTTTGCTGGAAGACAAGGAAGACGATTGA
- a CDS encoding response regulator transcription factor, whose protein sequence is MRLLLVEDNVPLADELVSGLTRQGYAVDWLADGRDAVHQGMSEPYDLIVLDLGLPGLSGLDVLQKWRADGLATPVLILTARGSWAERIEGLKAGADDYLTKPFHPEELQLRIQALLRRARGLANQPKLEAAGLHLDEGRQSVSRDGEDIQLTAAEFRLLRYFMLHPEQILSKSHLAEHLYDGENERDSNVIEVHVNHLRRKLGRAVVETRRGQGYRFGGTGG, encoded by the coding sequence ATGCGCCTGTTACTGGTTGAAGACAACGTGCCCCTGGCGGACGAGCTGGTCAGCGGTTTGACTCGGCAGGGGTACGCGGTGGACTGGCTGGCCGATGGCCGCGACGCTGTTCACCAAGGGATGAGTGAGCCCTACGACCTGATCGTATTGGACCTCGGGTTGCCGGGGCTGTCGGGGCTGGACGTCTTGCAGAAATGGCGCGCAGATGGCCTGGCGACCCCCGTGCTGATTCTCACCGCTCGCGGCTCCTGGGCCGAGCGGATCGAAGGGTTGAAAGCCGGTGCCGATGATTACCTCACCAAGCCCTTTCACCCCGAAGAATTGCAGCTGCGCATCCAGGCGCTGCTGCGCCGTGCCCGAGGCCTGGCGAATCAGCCGAAACTCGAAGCGGCGGGCCTGCATCTGGATGAGGGCCGCCAAAGCGTGAGCCGCGACGGCGAAGACATTCAGCTCACCGCCGCCGAGTTCCGGCTATTGCGCTATTTCATGCTGCACCCCGAGCAGATCCTGTCCAAGAGCCACTTGGCCGAGCACCTGTACGATGGGGAAAACGAGCGTGACTCCAACGTCATCGAAGTGCACGTCAATCACCTGCGCCGCAAGCTGGGGCGAGCCGTCGTTGAAACCCGGCGCGGCCAAGGCTATCGATTCGGCGGAACGGGCGGGTGA
- a CDS encoding sensor histidine kinase — MRSIQRTLSLGLISVLLIIGLVLAQVSLWLFEVGMQRYLESGLRNDAELLLVAIVRGPNGLQLDEQRLSPGYQRPYSGHYFRIDFDGGHWRSRSLWDLELPQPDQAGLHADFELEKSRQSLLLLQSDYRKFGQKISITVAQDYTPVQASFAQVQRIGLGLGLAALLLILILQRFTVRRALRPLDKARAQILQLQQGQRSQLDQEVPLELEPLVAQINHLLLHTEDSLKRSRNALGNLGHALKTPLAVLMSLTEGQKLEQLPHVRATLRDQLQQIQQRLERELNRARLSGDALPGVRFDCNAELPGLFSTLRMIHGEHLELNNHVAADLVLPWDREDILELLGNLLDNACKWADSAVCLTITHEHGQYRLLIDDDGPGVPPEQRVEMLGRGNRLDEQVTGHGLGLGIVKDIVEAWGGHVQLLDSPLGGLQVRIDLPERQPAQPGVH, encoded by the coding sequence GTGAGGTCGATACAACGCACCCTTAGCCTTGGCCTGATCAGCGTGCTGCTGATCATTGGGCTGGTGCTGGCGCAGGTCAGTCTGTGGCTGTTTGAAGTCGGTATGCAACGCTATCTGGAGTCGGGGCTGCGCAACGACGCCGAATTGCTGCTGGTGGCCATCGTGCGTGGCCCCAATGGCCTGCAGCTCGATGAACAGCGGCTGTCACCGGGGTATCAGCGGCCGTACTCCGGTCATTATTTCCGCATTGACTTCGACGGTGGGCACTGGCGCTCCCGATCCTTGTGGGACCTGGAGTTGCCACAACCTGACCAAGCCGGGTTGCACGCCGACTTCGAGCTGGAAAAAAGCAGGCAATCCCTGTTGTTGCTCCAATCGGATTACCGCAAATTTGGCCAAAAGATTTCCATCACGGTCGCCCAGGACTACACCCCGGTGCAGGCCAGCTTCGCGCAAGTGCAGCGCATTGGCCTGGGGTTGGGATTGGCGGCGCTGCTGCTGATCCTGATCCTGCAACGCTTCACGGTCCGGCGAGCCTTGCGTCCGCTGGACAAGGCCAGGGCGCAGATACTCCAACTGCAACAGGGCCAGCGCTCCCAGCTCGATCAAGAGGTGCCGCTGGAACTTGAGCCGCTGGTCGCACAGATCAACCACCTGCTGCTGCACACCGAAGACAGCCTCAAGCGTTCTCGCAACGCTTTGGGCAATCTCGGTCATGCCTTGAAAACACCGCTGGCGGTGCTGATGAGCCTGACGGAAGGGCAAAAGCTGGAACAATTGCCTCACGTGCGCGCCACCTTGCGCGATCAGCTGCAACAGATTCAGCAACGACTGGAGCGTGAGCTGAATCGTGCACGTCTGTCAGGCGATGCGCTGCCCGGTGTGCGTTTTGACTGCAACGCCGAGCTGCCGGGGCTGTTTTCCACCCTACGAATGATTCATGGCGAGCACTTGGAGCTGAACAACCACGTGGCTGCTGATCTGGTCCTGCCGTGGGACCGCGAAGACATCCTGGAACTGCTTGGAAATCTTCTGGACAACGCCTGCAAATGGGCCGACAGCGCGGTGTGCCTGACCATCACTCACGAACACGGCCAATACCGTCTGCTGATTGACGACGACGGGCCGGGGGTTCCGCCAGAGCAGCGGGTCGAGATGCTGGGCCGTGGCAACCGGCTCGATGAACAAGTGACCGGGCACGGATTGGGGCTGGGGATCGTCAAAGACATCGTTGAGGCGTGGGGTGGGCACGTTCAGTTGCTCGACAGTCCGCTGGGCGGGTTGCAGGTGCGCATCGACCTTCCTGAGCGTCAGCCGGCTCAACCGGGCGTCCATTGA
- a CDS encoding methyl-accepting chemotaxis protein: MRLNLKAKVLSLAVLPVVLFALIISLSTVMMLRDQATREVEETRQHLLAEAKATLQSHVAVAMGTIKPLYDASAQGDMDARAQVIKMLSQVKYAKDGYFFGYDSQAIRLFKGSSPDGIGKSFKDVHDANGVYYNIGLVEVAKAGTHYLEYSSALPGSTESVPKLGYTEYLPKWDIAIGSSVNLDNIDAKVAEVREAVSRRIQGMLISIIGIAVVVLLIIGALGVWIAGGILRPLRLMKANLDDIAAGEGDLTRRLAVTSQDELGDLAGSFNRFVDKIHGLVRQIAEMTSQLTGLVGEVTHQAQRSEQAMERQRHETDQVATAINQMSAAAQEVAKSAQGASVAAQQTDQEGQTAKRVVDGSIQQIHALVSDIRHSGASLDSLQNDVTSIVGVLGVIRSIAEQTNLLALNAAIEAARAGEAGRGFAVVADEVRALASRTQQSTQEIQGMIDRLQQGTQGAVAAMRRSSEAGDGTSARANEAGASLDTIGQLIGTINSMNAQIASAAEEQTAVAEEINRSVHQIAVAVESVADETRHSATTSRSLTDLNHRLGQLVGQFRI; this comes from the coding sequence ATGCGGCTAAATCTGAAAGCCAAAGTTCTCTCCCTCGCCGTGCTTCCGGTGGTGCTGTTTGCGCTGATCATCAGCCTGAGTACGGTCATGATGTTGCGCGATCAGGCCACGCGTGAGGTGGAAGAAACCCGGCAGCATTTGCTCGCTGAGGCCAAGGCCACCTTGCAAAGCCACGTTGCAGTGGCCATGGGCACCATCAAACCGCTGTACGACGCTTCTGCGCAGGGCGACATGGACGCCCGCGCGCAGGTCATCAAGATGCTGTCTCAGGTCAAGTACGCCAAAGACGGCTACTTCTTCGGCTACGACTCCCAGGCGATTCGGCTGTTCAAAGGCAGCAGCCCGGACGGCATCGGGAAAAGCTTCAAGGACGTGCACGACGCCAACGGTGTGTACTACAACATCGGCCTGGTAGAGGTCGCGAAAGCGGGCACTCATTACCTCGAATACTCCTCCGCGCTCCCCGGTTCGACCGAATCGGTGCCCAAGCTCGGCTACACCGAATACCTTCCCAAGTGGGACATCGCCATCGGCTCGTCGGTCAATCTGGACAACATCGACGCCAAGGTGGCCGAGGTCCGTGAGGCTGTATCCCGGCGCATTCAGGGCATGCTGATCAGCATCATCGGCATCGCGGTGGTGGTGTTACTGATCATCGGCGCACTCGGTGTCTGGATCGCGGGCGGCATCTTGCGTCCCTTGCGCTTGATGAAAGCCAACCTGGACGACATCGCGGCCGGGGAGGGCGACTTGACCCGCCGCCTGGCCGTGACCTCGCAGGACGAACTGGGTGATCTGGCGGGCTCGTTCAACCGCTTCGTCGACAAGATTCACGGGCTGGTGCGCCAGATCGCGGAAATGACCTCGCAACTGACCGGCCTGGTGGGTGAAGTCACCCATCAGGCGCAGCGTTCCGAACAGGCCATGGAGCGCCAACGTCACGAAACCGATCAAGTGGCGACGGCGATCAACCAGATGTCGGCAGCGGCGCAGGAAGTCGCCAAGAGCGCGCAAGGCGCGTCGGTGGCCGCGCAGCAGACCGATCAGGAAGGCCAGACCGCCAAGCGCGTCGTCGACGGCAGCATTCAGCAGATCCATGCGCTGGTGAGTGACATTCGTCATAGCGGCGCGTCGCTCGACAGCCTGCAGAACGACGTGACCTCCATCGTCGGCGTGCTGGGGGTGATCCGTTCCATCGCCGAGCAGACCAACTTACTGGCGCTGAACGCGGCCATCGAAGCTGCACGGGCGGGCGAAGCGGGTCGCGGGTTTGCGGTGGTGGCCGATGAAGTCCGCGCCCTGGCCAGCCGCACGCAACAAAGCACGCAGGAAATTCAGGGCATGATCGACCGCCTGCAACAGGGCACCCAAGGCGCCGTGGCCGCCATGCGCCGCTCCAGCGAGGCCGGCGATGGCACCTCGGCCCGGGCCAACGAAGCGGGTGCGTCGCTGGACACCATCGGCCAACTGATCGGCACGATCAATTCGATGAACGCGCAGATCGCCAGCGCCGCTGAAGAACAGACGGCCGTGGCCGAAGAAATCAACCGCAGCGTGCATCAGATCGCCGTGGCGGTCGAAAGCGTTGCCGACGAGACCCGCCACAGTGCCACCACGTCGCGCAGCCTGACCGACCTCAATCATCGTCTTGGCCAACTGGTAGGCCAGTTCCGCATCTGA
- a CDS encoding AI-2E family transporter, giving the protein MNETSLQNKTLMLLVVLVTLAFIWILLPFYGAVFWAVVLGIIFAPLQRRLVARFGWQRNLTSLCTLMICLVIAILPVIIISMLMVQEGAALYKSVESGQLDIPKYLAEFKALLPTSMQHWLNRLGIGDFNGLQDKISKTAMQGSQYLATQAFSFGQGTFDFVVSFFIMLYLLFFFLRDGQDLTRRIRIAIPLAEAQKRRLQLKFTRVVRATVKGNVVVAITQGALGGLIFWILDIPSALLWAVAMAFLSLLPAVGAGIVWAPVAAYFLLSGMIWQGVVLGLFGVFVIGLVDNVLRPILVGKDTRMPDYLILISTLGGMAVFGLNGFVIGPMIAALFMSTWGLFTGAKTTVRLPG; this is encoded by the coding sequence ATGAACGAGACCTCGCTGCAAAACAAAACCCTGATGCTGCTGGTGGTCCTGGTGACGCTGGCCTTCATCTGGATACTGCTGCCGTTTTACGGTGCGGTGTTCTGGGCGGTGGTGCTGGGCATCATCTTCGCACCCCTGCAACGGCGACTGGTGGCGCGCTTCGGCTGGCAACGCAACCTCACCTCGCTGTGCACATTGATGATCTGCCTGGTGATCGCGATCTTGCCAGTGATCATCATCAGCATGCTGATGGTCCAGGAAGGTGCTGCGCTGTACAAAAGCGTCGAAAGCGGCCAGCTTGACATCCCCAAATACCTCGCCGAATTCAAGGCGTTGCTGCCGACCTCGATGCAGCATTGGCTCAATCGTCTGGGTATCGGAGATTTCAACGGGCTGCAGGACAAGATTTCAAAGACGGCGATGCAGGGCAGTCAATACTTGGCGACCCAGGCGTTCAGCTTCGGACAGGGCACGTTCGATTTCGTGGTGAGTTTTTTCATCATGCTGTACCTGCTGTTTTTCTTCCTGCGCGACGGCCAGGACCTGACCCGTCGTATTCGCATCGCCATTCCCCTGGCCGAGGCGCAGAAGCGTCGACTGCAACTGAAGTTCACCCGCGTCGTACGCGCGACGGTGAAGGGCAATGTGGTGGTGGCGATCACCCAAGGTGCGCTGGGCGGTCTGATTTTCTGGATTCTGGACATTCCCAGCGCGTTGCTGTGGGCGGTGGCGATGGCTTTTCTGTCGCTGTTGCCGGCGGTAGGGGCGGGGATCGTCTGGGCGCCGGTGGCTGCGTATTTCCTGCTGAGCGGGATGATTTGGCAGGGCGTGGTGCTGGGGTTGTTCGGCGTATTCGTGATCGGATTGGTGGATAACGTGCTGCGACCGATTCTGGTGGGCAAGGACACGCGGATGCCGGATTACCTGATTTTGATTTCGACGCTGGGGGGGATGGCAGTGTTCGGGCTGAACGGGTTTGTGATCGGGCCGATGATTGCGGCGTTGTTCATGTCGACGTGGGGGTTGTTTACCGGGGCGAAGACGACGGTGAGGTTGCCGGGGTAG
- the nuoN gene encoding NADH-quinone oxidoreductase subunit NuoN, with the protein MDLTIQHFIALAPLLITSITVVVVMLGIAWRRNHSQSFLLTVAGLNLALLSIYPALKVAPLVVTPLLQIDSFALLYIGIILVSTLACVTLAHAYLGEGKAGYPGNREELYLLILMAAAGAMVLVAAQHLASLFIGLELLSVPVYGLVAYAFFNKRSLEAGIKYMVLSAAGSAFLLFGMALLYADAGSLGFAEIGKALAATGMPSQMASLGLGMMLIGLGFKLSLVPFHLWTPDVYEGAPAPVAAFLATASKVAVFGVLVRLFQISPAATSGVLTDVMSVIAVASIIIGNLLALTQNNLKRLLGYSSIAHFGYMMIAMVASKGMAVEAISVYLVTYVLTSLGAFGVITLMSSPYSGRDADALFEYRGLFWRRPYLTAVLTVMMLSLAGIPLTTGFIGKFYIIATGVEAHLWWLTGSLVIGSAIGVFYYLRVMVTLYLQDSKIQRHDAPFNWAQRAGGVMLLGITLLAFFLGVYPQPLLTLVQHAGL; encoded by the coding sequence ATGGACCTGACGATTCAACACTTTATTGCGCTGGCGCCGCTGCTGATTACCAGCATCACCGTTGTGGTGGTGATGCTGGGCATCGCATGGCGTCGCAATCACTCGCAATCGTTCCTGCTCACCGTGGCGGGACTCAACCTGGCATTGCTGTCGATTTACCCGGCCCTCAAGGTCGCGCCGCTGGTGGTCACTCCCCTGCTGCAGATCGACAGCTTCGCCCTGCTGTACATCGGCATCATCCTGGTCTCGACCCTGGCGTGCGTCACCCTGGCACACGCCTATCTGGGTGAAGGCAAGGCGGGTTATCCGGGCAACCGCGAAGAGCTTTACCTGCTGATCCTGATGGCTGCGGCCGGTGCGATGGTGCTGGTCGCCGCGCAACACCTGGCCAGCCTGTTCATCGGTCTGGAACTGCTGTCGGTGCCGGTCTACGGTCTGGTGGCGTACGCCTTCTTCAACAAGCGTTCGCTGGAAGCCGGCATCAAGTACATGGTGCTGTCGGCCGCCGGTTCCGCGTTCCTGCTGTTCGGCATGGCGCTGCTGTACGCCGACGCGGGCAGCCTGGGCTTCGCTGAAATCGGCAAGGCCCTCGCGGCCACCGGCATGCCAAGCCAGATGGCAAGCCTGGGTCTGGGCATGATGTTGATCGGCCTGGGCTTCAAGCTGTCGCTGGTGCCGTTCCACCTGTGGACCCCGGACGTGTACGAAGGCGCCCCTGCCCCGGTGGCGGCGTTCCTCGCCACCGCCAGCAAGGTCGCGGTGTTCGGTGTGCTGGTTCGCCTGTTCCAGATCTCCCCGGCCGCCACCAGCGGCGTGCTGACCGATGTCATGTCGGTCATCGCCGTCGCGTCGATCATCATCGGTAACCTGCTGGCGCTGACGCAGAACAACCTCAAGCGTCTGCTGGGTTATTCGTCCATCGCCCACTTCGGCTACATGATGATCGCGATGGTCGCCAGCAAAGGCATGGCAGTCGAGGCCATCAGCGTGTACCTGGTGACCTACGTACTGACCAGCCTGGGTGCGTTCGGCGTGATCACGCTGATGTCGTCGCCGTACAGCGGCCGCGATGCGGATGCGCTGTTCGAATACCGTGGCCTGTTCTGGCGTCGTCCTTACCTGACGGCTGTACTGACCGTGATGATGCTGTCGCTGGCCGGTATTCCGCTCACCACGGGCTTCATCGGTAAGTTCTACATTATTGCGACGGGCGTCGAAGCTCACCTGTGGTGGCTGACCGGTTCACTGGTCATCGGCAGTGCGATCGGTGTGTTCTATTACCTGCGGGTGATGGTGACGCTGTATCTGCAAGACTCGAAGATCCAGCGCCACGACGCTCCATTCAACTGGGCGCAACGTGCGGGTGGTGTGATGCTGTTGGGGATTACGCTGCTGGCGTTCTTCCTGGGTGTCTATCCGCAGCCGCTGTTGACACTGGTGCAACACGCCGGGTTGTGA